One genomic window of Streptomyces sp. NBC_01276 includes the following:
- a CDS encoding ricin-type beta-trefoil lectin domain protein, translating to MPPRLRASLPCLTAAALLALALCPAPAAAEPTASRDTPLALTPPMGWNNWAHYMCDVDEATVVANADALVSSGLAAKGYDTVTVDDCWMEKSRDAQGNLVADTAKFPHGMAWLGGYLHGKGLKFGIYEDAGSLTCERYPGSGAPEGGGADHYARDALLFASWDVDYVKMDGCNLWVPPGRTKEEAYRDAYNSVARALRDSGRPMVLSASAPAYFQQGEWGGSDWHKVLDWVGETGQLWREGRDIKVYKPSAPDTSRWSSVLGNYGYNRWLGRYAGPGNWNDPDFLIAGAPGLTDAESRSQVGLWAMMAAPFILSSEVSGLTPGGLATLGNTRLIALDQDPMGRQGSVVSSNATFDVLVRPLANGDRAVAVLNRSGAARDVSVPLADVGLRACTVDAEDLWSGRTAAVSDALTGRLAAHDTAVWRLTPHGCAEPVPTGQLNGLGAACADGANTSGVGAVVLAGCTAGGDQRWTLGGGGRVRLDGKCLAAGGSAAVELTDCAPGRQAGQSWRHRRDGALVEETSGQCLTAPAAPSTPDAPAERLRLAPCGDHRADQAWSLPV from the coding sequence GTGCCGCCTCGCCTGCGCGCCTCGCTCCCCTGCCTGACCGCGGCCGCCCTGCTCGCCCTCGCGCTCTGCCCCGCCCCGGCGGCGGCCGAGCCGACGGCGAGCCGGGACACCCCGCTCGCCCTCACCCCGCCCATGGGGTGGAACAACTGGGCGCACTACATGTGCGACGTCGACGAGGCCACGGTGGTCGCCAACGCGGACGCGCTGGTCTCCAGCGGACTCGCCGCCAAGGGCTACGACACGGTGACCGTCGACGACTGCTGGATGGAGAAGAGCCGCGACGCGCAGGGGAACCTGGTCGCCGACACCGCGAAGTTCCCGCACGGCATGGCCTGGCTCGGCGGGTACCTGCACGGCAAGGGGCTGAAGTTCGGCATCTACGAGGACGCCGGATCACTCACCTGCGAGCGCTACCCCGGCAGCGGCGCCCCCGAGGGCGGCGGCGCGGACCACTACGCCCGCGACGCCCTGCTGTTCGCGTCGTGGGACGTGGACTACGTGAAGATGGACGGCTGCAACCTGTGGGTGCCGCCCGGCAGGACCAAGGAGGAGGCCTACCGCGACGCCTACAACTCCGTGGCCCGCGCGCTGCGCGACAGCGGCCGCCCGATGGTGCTCTCGGCCTCCGCGCCCGCCTACTTCCAGCAGGGCGAATGGGGCGGCTCGGACTGGCACAAGGTGCTCGACTGGGTCGGCGAGACCGGCCAGCTGTGGCGCGAGGGCCGCGACATCAAGGTCTACAAGCCGTCCGCCCCCGACACCTCGCGGTGGAGCTCCGTACTCGGCAACTACGGCTACAACCGGTGGCTCGGCCGGTACGCGGGCCCCGGCAACTGGAACGACCCCGACTTCCTGATCGCCGGCGCCCCGGGGCTGACCGACGCGGAGAGCCGCAGCCAGGTCGGGCTGTGGGCGATGATGGCGGCCCCCTTCATCCTCTCCTCCGAGGTCTCCGGACTGACCCCGGGCGGCCTGGCGACCCTCGGCAACACCCGCCTGATCGCCCTCGACCAGGACCCGATGGGCCGGCAGGGCTCGGTCGTCTCCTCGAACGCCACCTTCGACGTCCTGGTCCGGCCGCTGGCGAACGGCGACCGCGCGGTGGCCGTGCTCAACCGCTCCGGCGCCGCCCGGGACGTCTCGGTACCGCTGGCCGACGTCGGGCTGCGGGCCTGCACGGTGGACGCCGAGGACCTGTGGAGCGGGCGGACCGCCGCGGTCTCCGACGCGCTGACCGGGCGGCTCGCCGCACACGACACGGCGGTCTGGCGGCTCACCCCGCACGGCTGCGCCGAGCCCGTGCCCACCGGTCAGCTCAACGGCCTCGGGGCCGCGTGCGCCGACGGGGCCAACACCAGCGGCGTCGGCGCCGTCGTGCTGGCCGGCTGCACCGCCGGAGGCGACCAGCGCTGGACCCTGGGCGGCGGCGGACGGGTGCGGCTGGACGGGAAGTGCCTGGCGGCGGGCGGGAGCGCGGCCGTGGAGCTGACCGACTGCGCCCCGGGACGCCAGGCAGGGCAGAGCTGGCGCCACCGGCGCGACGGGGCCCTGGTCGAGGAGACGAGCGGCCAGTGCCTGACCGCCCCGGCCGCGCCCTCGACCCCGGACGCCCCGGCCGAGCGGCTGCGGCTGGCCCCCTGCGGTGACCACCGGGCCGACCAGGCCTGGTCGCTGCCGGTCTGA